In Gammaproteobacteria bacterium, the genomic stretch TCGCAAAGCTTCGCTTTCTGATTCGGCAGGAAATATATCAATAACATCACCGCGCACTCTAAAAGTACCTCGATGAAATTCAATATCATTACGCGTATATTGCATACTCGCTAGTCGCTGCAATACACCACGTTGATCTAATTTATCTCCGAGGCTAACATGCAACATCATTTTCAAATAGGATTTAGGATCTCCTAAACCGTAAATTGCAGAGACAGTCGCAACGATAATGGTATCTCGACGTTCGAGGAGGGCTTTAGTTGCTGATAATCGCATTTGTTCAATTTGTTCATTAATGCTGGCATCTTTTTCAATAAACGTATCGGAGGAAGGTACGTAAGCTTCGGGCTGATAATAATCATAGTAGGAAACAAAATATTCGATCGCGTTTTTTGGAAAAAAATCACGTAGTTCACTGTATAATTGCGCTGCTAATGTTTTATTGGGAGCAATAACAATTGCCGGTCTTTGGACAGCTTCAATCACATTGGCGACAGTGAATGTTTTACCCGATCCCGTCACACCCAACAGCGTTTGTTTGGCTAAACCATCATTCAATCCTTCAACCAATTTTACAATGGCTTGAGGCTGATCACCGGCTGGTCTGAATTTTGCTTGAAGAGAAAATTGTTTGCTCATCGTACTCTGGTTCCGCTGTTAAGGGTGCAAGTCTCCAATTGCCCCTCGCTTTATAAACAAAGAAAGGGGCAATTGGAGACTTGCACCCTATCTTTAGCAGTTTTTGCCGATAGTTTCAATGTTAGACCTGACCCTATCCCCTATGCTAGGATTCCCGCTTATTTCGTTCATGATACTTAATAAGGTTATAGATTATGGCAATACAACTTTCAGATACATTAGCATTGGTAAAACCATCACCTACGCTAGCGATCACTGCTCGCGCTGCTGCTTTGCGCGCCGAAGGTCAAAATATCATCTCTATGAGCGTAGGCGAGCCTGATTTCGATACGCCGGAGCATATTAAACAAGCAGCCATTAAGGCCATTCAAGACGGATTTACGAAATACACCGCTGTCGATGGTATGCCTCGATTGAAAAAAGCGATTCAAGCAAAATTCGCGAATGAAAACCGCTTAAATTACGAGCTAAAAGAAATTATCGTTTCAGCCGGTGCTAAACAAGTGCTTTACAATCTTTTCCAAGCCTTATTAAATCCAGGCGATGAAGTAATTATTCCTGCGCCTTATTGGGTTTCGTATCCCGATATGGCTTATTTGGCTAAGGCCAAACCTGTGATTATTGATACGGATATCGATGCGCAATTTAAGATAACGCCTGAACAATTAGAAAAAGCCATCACACCAAAAACGCGATTATTTATCATTAACAGTCCTTCGAATCCCTCTGGCATGGCCTATTCTGCTGATGAGTTAGCTGCCTTAGGCGAAGTTCTCAAAAAACATCCACAAATTGTTATTGCTACCGATGATATTTATGAACACATCCTATGGCCCGGCAATACATTCTACACACTTCTCAATGTAACACCTGAACTCAAAGACAGAACGATGGTAGTGAATGGCGCATCTAAAGCCTATGCAATGACCGGCTGGCGTATAGGTTATGCTGCAGGCCCCGCCTCTCTCATCGCCGCCATGGAAATGATTCAATCTCAAAGCACTTCAAACCCTTGTTCGATTTCACAAGTCGCTGCTGCTGTAGGCCTTGAATCTGGAACAGCCTGCATTACGGAAATGGTTGTTGCGTTTAAACGCAGACATGACATTCTCATCGCAGGTCTCAACGAATTACCGGGTGTACGAGCCATTCCTGTTGATGGCACTTTCTATGCCTACCCCGATGTACGTGAGGCCATGAAAGCCAAAAACTTCAAAACCGATGTTGAATTTTCCGAATTTCTACTCGTCGAAGCCAAAGTTGCTGTTGTTCCAGGCTCTGCTTTTGGAACGCCAGGCTATATTCGATTGTCGTACGCGACAAGTGACGATAATATTCACGAAGCAGTGAAACGATTTAAGGCAGCTCTAGGGTAAAGAGCCCTTGACCGATTTTCACATTAAAAGTAAGATACTCGTTTATGCTACATTCCTCGGTAGCTCAGTCGGTAGAGCAGGTGACTGTTAATCACTTGGTCGGCGGTTCGAGTCCGTCCCGAGGAGCCAAATGTTTTAGCCGGCAGCAATGTCGGCTTTTTTGGTTGAGTTAAAAAACGCTGATCCGTACGCATCATAATTGGAGATAAAATGTTAAAACGGACGATTAATACATCGGAAGTAGAAAAGCGTGAGAAAAAAGCCCGACATCAATTTGAAGCTTTCAAAACACACATTACAGAAGCTATTGGAGAATACGAAAGCGCTTGGTATTATCAATGGCATTTATCGTCACATGCAGAATATC encodes the following:
- a CDS encoding pyridoxal phosphate-dependent aminotransferase is translated as MAIQLSDTLALVKPSPTLAITARAAALRAEGQNIISMSVGEPDFDTPEHIKQAAIKAIQDGFTKYTAVDGMPRLKKAIQAKFANENRLNYELKEIIVSAGAKQVLYNLFQALLNPGDEVIIPAPYWVSYPDMAYLAKAKPVIIDTDIDAQFKITPEQLEKAITPKTRLFIINSPSNPSGMAYSADELAALGEVLKKHPQIVIATDDIYEHILWPGNTFYTLLNVTPELKDRTMVVNGASKAYAMTGWRIGYAAGPASLIAAMEMIQSQSTSNPCSISQVAAAVGLESGTACITEMVVAFKRRHDILIAGLNELPGVRAIPVDGTFYAYPDVREAMKAKNFKTDVEFSEFLLVEAKVAVVPGSAFGTPGYIRLSYATSDDNIHEAVKRFKAALG